A section of the Rummeliibacillus pycnus genome encodes:
- a CDS encoding fatty acid--CoA ligase family protein, whose product MNLVSAVYKTSTEKAEKVAYHFGGKDTTYAEFEDSVSKMATTLKELGVEKGDHVAFLLGNTPHFVISLYATMRIGATAIPINPLYTPDEITYIIRNGDVKTVIALDALLPLVETCITVFPDVHSYVVCETKPDTIEKMQTLPQNVREKVYSFTQLIAKSEPTVKPEEIDENDTAIILYTSGTTGHPKGAMLTHKNLYSNARDVSEYLQFNANDRVITTLPVFHVFALTVAVNAPLLTSAQLIILPSFSPKEIFRIGKELRPTVFAGVPTMFNFLYQFPEGHPEDLKSLRLAISGGSSMPVALLHNFEEKFNVRVSEGYGLSEASPVTCFNPLDRDRKAGSIGTNIVNVVNKVVNEFGEEVPVGEVGELVVKGPNVMKGYYKMPEETAVAIRDGWLYTGDLARMDEEGYFFIVDRKKDMIIVGGYNVYPREVEEVLYSNPGVLEAAVVGIPDPNLGEEVLAYVVLKDKSITVEDLHEYCKQHLVKYKCPKEILLLDELPKNTTGKILRRNLKDQALSRA is encoded by the coding sequence ATGAATTTAGTATCAGCAGTTTATAAGACATCCACAGAAAAAGCAGAAAAAGTAGCGTATCATTTTGGGGGAAAAGATACGACCTACGCAGAGTTCGAAGATTCAGTGTCTAAAATGGCAACTACATTAAAGGAATTAGGGGTTGAAAAAGGGGATCATGTAGCGTTCTTATTGGGCAATACACCTCATTTTGTTATTTCTTTATATGCAACCATGCGAATTGGAGCGACGGCTATACCAATCAATCCTCTTTATACGCCAGATGAAATTACATATATTATACGTAATGGTGATGTAAAAACAGTGATTGCATTAGATGCCTTACTGCCATTAGTGGAAACGTGTATCACCGTCTTTCCAGATGTACATTCGTATGTAGTATGTGAAACAAAACCTGATACAATTGAGAAAATGCAAACATTACCTCAAAATGTAAGAGAGAAAGTCTATTCTTTTACACAACTAATTGCAAAATCTGAACCAACAGTTAAACCAGAAGAAATTGATGAAAATGATACTGCCATTATTTTGTACACATCAGGTACTACTGGCCATCCAAAAGGTGCAATGTTAACGCATAAGAATTTATATTCAAATGCTCGAGATGTATCTGAATACCTACAATTTAATGCGAATGATCGTGTCATTACAACATTACCAGTTTTTCACGTATTTGCTCTAACAGTCGCAGTAAATGCACCTTTATTAACTTCAGCACAACTAATTATTTTACCAAGTTTTAGTCCAAAAGAAATTTTTAGAATTGGCAAAGAACTAAGACCAACTGTTTTTGCAGGTGTTCCGACAATGTTCAATTTCTTATATCAATTCCCTGAAGGTCATCCGGAAGATTTAAAATCATTACGTTTAGCTATTTCCGGAGGCTCTTCTATGCCGGTGGCATTATTGCATAATTTTGAAGAGAAATTTAATGTTAGAGTATCAGAAGGTTATGGGTTATCAGAGGCTTCACCTGTTACTTGTTTCAATCCTTTAGATCGAGATCGTAAGGCAGGGTCTATTGGTACAAATATTGTAAATGTAGTAAATAAAGTAGTTAACGAATTTGGGGAAGAGGTGCCAGTAGGTGAAGTTGGGGAACTAGTAGTAAAAGGACCCAACGTCATGAAAGGATACTATAAAATGCCTGAAGAAACAGCAGTTGCAATTCGTGATGGATGGTTATACACTGGAGATTTAGCTCGAATGGATGAAGAAGGTTATTTTTTCATTGTTGATCGTAAAAAAGATATGATTATTGTAGGTGGATATAATGTTTATCCACGTGAGGTCGAAGAAGTACTATACTCCAATCCAGGCGTGCTAGAAGCAGCGGTAGTTGGTATTCCTGATCCAAACCTTGGTGAGGAAGTACTTGCTTATGTTGTGTTAAAAGACAAATCAATTACAGTAGAAGATTTGCATGAATATTGTAAACAGCACTTAGTAAAATATAAATGTCCAAAGGAAATACTATTACTCGACGAATTACCAAAGAATACTACTGGCAAAATTTTACGACGTAATTTGAAAGACCAAGCTCTTTCTCGCGCGTAA
- a CDS encoding amino acid permease — translation MNKKPQLQRGLESRHITLMSLGAAIGVGLFLGSAGAIQLAGPAILIAYALGGIVIFIIMRALGEMAVENPVAGSFSRYARDYLGPLAGFITGWNYWFLWIVTCMAEITAVGIYMQLWFPGSPKWLWALIALIVMTIVNLIAVKTFGEFEFWFAFIKIFAIIAMIVIGLGIILFGIGNDGIAVGFSNLWGHGGFMPNGIKGIFMSLPIVMFAYLGVEMIGTTAGEAKNPKKVIPHAIDTVLWRILIFYIGALTIIMSIYPWNEINTNNSPFVLMFSQVGIRYAAGIINFVVLTAALSSCNSGIFSTGRMLFNLAEQNQAPAIFKKVGRGGVPTVAILASTFVLLIGVVLNYFVAEKVFTWLTSISTFGAIWTWMIILISQFKFRKSLTKTQVSKLTYKAFWYPFGSYLAIVFLLLVVALMGIFPDTQIALIVGPIWILALVILYYAKYKKA, via the coding sequence ATGAACAAGAAACCACAGCTCCAACGAGGGTTGGAGTCGCGACATATCACGCTAATGTCGCTCGGTGCTGCCATAGGAGTCGGTTTATTTCTAGGTTCTGCAGGAGCAATCCAATTGGCTGGTCCTGCTATTTTAATCGCTTATGCCCTTGGTGGTATCGTAATTTTCATTATTATGCGTGCACTTGGTGAAATGGCGGTTGAAAACCCTGTCGCCGGATCCTTTAGTCGCTATGCAAGAGATTATTTAGGACCACTCGCGGGATTTATAACCGGATGGAACTATTGGTTTTTGTGGATTGTGACATGTATGGCTGAAATTACAGCAGTCGGAATATACATGCAATTATGGTTCCCAGGTTCACCTAAATGGTTGTGGGCGCTCATTGCGCTAATAGTTATGACAATCGTCAATTTAATTGCAGTAAAAACATTTGGCGAATTTGAATTTTGGTTTGCTTTCATTAAAATCTTTGCAATTATCGCAATGATTGTTATTGGATTAGGGATCATCCTATTTGGGATCGGTAATGATGGTATAGCTGTTGGCTTTAGTAATTTATGGGGTCATGGTGGATTTATGCCAAATGGTATAAAAGGTATATTTATGTCCTTACCAATTGTTATGTTCGCATATCTTGGAGTCGAAATGATTGGGACTACTGCTGGTGAGGCAAAAAACCCTAAAAAAGTTATACCTCATGCAATCGATACAGTACTTTGGAGAATTTTGATATTCTATATTGGTGCATTAACAATTATTATGTCCATCTATCCATGGAATGAAATCAATACAAACAATAGTCCATTTGTGTTAATGTTCAGTCAAGTCGGTATACGATACGCAGCAGGCATTATCAACTTTGTCGTTCTAACTGCTGCTTTATCAAGCTGTAACAGTGGAATTTTCAGCACTGGCCGCATGTTATTTAACCTTGCTGAACAAAATCAAGCACCTGCTATCTTTAAAAAGGTTGGACGAGGTGGCGTACCTACAGTAGCAATTCTAGCATCTACATTTGTACTTTTAATAGGTGTCGTATTAAACTACTTTGTAGCTGAAAAAGTATTTACTTGGTTAACAAGCATCTCTACATTTGGTGCGATTTGGACTTGGATGATTATATTAATCAGTCAGTTCAAATTCCGTAAATCATTAACTAAAACACAAGTTTCTAAGCTTACTTATAAAGCATTTTGGTATCCATTTGGCTCCTACTTAGCAATAGTCTTCCTTCTTTTAGTAGTTGCCCTTATGGGGATTTTCCCAGATACACAAATTGCATTAATTGTTGGTCCAATTTGGATCCTAGCGTTAGTTATTTTATATTATGCAAAATATAAAAAAGCATAA
- a CDS encoding S9 family peptidase yields the protein MKRILEKEDLYKLTSISSPVLSPNGQEAVAIRTIMDQGKNKYLSYLIHIHVDTNEVSQWTFSEERISALSWSPDGNFVAFLSTRDKQKQLFILSKNGGEAKQITKFVDGVNSYLWDPSNEKIWFSANVQEGKEFTEAKEEKKDELPTAYVVEGMRYKMNGVGLIKRKSYNQIGVVSLADLHVSRFITDTYNYSLLSISHDGRFLVVGVNRTKDQDNDWHSPIILIDIKSKKETVIANEEGYIGGAAFSFDDRYIAFVSSDFTYRNAGHAHLYIYDVEQKRYWNLTESLDLPIGDYSVADVQQNVSAPSLVWTEANDLYFQLSTSGDVRLYYATLEGAIYPASPEDEHVYGYDVSRKGDIAILAISNPVFPGELFKYEIALGERKQITYFNDEWLQEVKVVEPQPISYEGSNGWTIHGWLMKPANYKEGEKYPLIVEIHGGPHTMYANTFFHELQLLAAQGYGVLYVNPRGSHGYSQQFVNACRNDYGGGDYEDIMAGVDYVLAQNNWINATRLGVTGGSYGGFMTNWIVGHTNRFKAAVTQRSISNWISFFGVSDIGYYFTEWQIGKDMNDIDKLWNHSPLKYANHVATPLLILHGEKDDRCPIEQAEQFYITLKSMGKVTQFVRFPKADHNLSREGIPNLRQQRLEHIIDWFKEYL from the coding sequence ATGAAAAGAATCCTTGAGAAAGAAGATTTGTACAAATTAACTTCCATTTCATCGCCTGTGTTGTCACCAAATGGTCAAGAGGCAGTTGCAATTCGAACTATTATGGATCAGGGAAAGAATAAATACTTATCGTATTTAATCCATATTCATGTTGATACAAATGAAGTATCTCAATGGACATTCAGTGAAGAAAGAATTTCAGCACTTTCTTGGTCACCAGATGGAAATTTTGTTGCATTTTTATCTACAAGAGATAAACAAAAACAACTTTTTATACTATCCAAAAATGGTGGGGAAGCAAAACAAATTACCAAATTTGTGGATGGTGTGAATTCATACCTATGGGATCCAAGTAACGAAAAAATTTGGTTTTCTGCAAATGTTCAAGAGGGGAAAGAATTTACGGAAGCAAAAGAAGAGAAAAAAGATGAACTTCCTACGGCATATGTTGTAGAAGGTATGAGATATAAAATGAATGGTGTCGGATTAATTAAACGAAAAAGCTATAACCAAATCGGAGTCGTAAGTCTTGCAGATCTTCATGTATCTCGTTTTATAACGGATACATATAATTATAGTTTGCTATCTATTTCTCATGACGGTCGTTTTCTTGTAGTAGGAGTAAACCGCACCAAAGATCAAGACAATGATTGGCATTCGCCAATTATATTAATAGATATCAAATCAAAGAAAGAAACCGTAATAGCTAATGAAGAAGGGTATATTGGAGGAGCAGCTTTTTCATTTGACGATCGTTATATAGCATTTGTTAGTAGCGACTTTACTTATCGAAATGCAGGTCATGCACATCTTTATATTTATGATGTAGAGCAAAAACGTTATTGGAATTTAACGGAATCGCTAGATCTTCCAATAGGTGATTATTCGGTAGCAGATGTTCAACAAAACGTTTCAGCTCCAAGTTTAGTTTGGACTGAAGCAAACGATCTATACTTCCAGTTATCCACTTCAGGAGATGTGCGTTTATATTATGCTACATTAGAAGGTGCTATTTATCCTGCGAGTCCAGAAGACGAGCATGTCTATGGGTATGATGTATCTAGGAAAGGTGATATAGCTATACTTGCGATTAGTAATCCTGTTTTTCCAGGAGAATTATTTAAATATGAAATTGCGTTAGGAGAAAGAAAGCAAATAACGTATTTTAATGATGAATGGTTACAAGAAGTGAAAGTTGTCGAACCGCAGCCAATTAGTTATGAAGGATCTAATGGGTGGACCATTCATGGATGGTTGATGAAACCTGCTAACTACAAAGAAGGTGAAAAGTATCCATTAATTGTTGAGATTCATGGCGGTCCACATACTATGTATGCAAATACTTTCTTTCATGAATTACAGTTATTGGCGGCTCAAGGATACGGCGTGTTATATGTAAATCCAAGAGGCAGTCATGGTTATAGCCAACAATTTGTGAATGCATGTCGTAATGATTATGGCGGTGGTGATTATGAAGATATTATGGCAGGAGTAGACTATGTTCTTGCACAAAATAATTGGATCAATGCAACGCGGTTAGGTGTAACCGGAGGCAGTTACGGTGGTTTTATGACCAACTGGATTGTAGGGCATACAAATCGTTTCAAAGCTGCGGTTACACAACGTTCTATTTCCAATTGGATTAGCTTCTTTGGTGTTTCTGATATTGGTTATTACTTTACAGAATGGCAAATTGGGAAAGATATGAACGATATAGATAAATTATGGAATCATTCACCTTTAAAATATGCGAATCACGTTGCAACGCCTTTGCTTATATTACATGGAGAAAAAGATGATCGTTGTCCAATTGAACAGGCTGAACAATTCTATATAACATTAAAATCTATGGGGAAAGTCACTCAATTTGTACGCTTCCCAAAAGCTGATCATAATTTATCCCGTGAAGGTATTCCAAATTTAAGACAACAACGTCTGGAACACATTATAGATTGGTTTAAAGAATACCTATAA